The DNA window GCGGCAGCCGTGGCGCTCACCGTCTACATGATGGTCGCCGACGGCAAGAAGGCCGCCAAGTAGCACCTCCCGGGTGGCCCCGCCCGCACTCCCCGGGCGCGGGCCCTCATCACCCTCGGCCGGCCGACAAGCCCCTCGGCCGGCCATCAATCGTCAGCGGGAGACGGCACGGTGCCGTCTCTCGAGACCGAGTCGGGCGAGCCCGTCCCCAACGCTTCAGTGGGACAAACGGACCCGTCCCCAATGTCCCAGGAGAGGAAATCACCATGAGCGAGAAGAACCCCGTCCGCATCGCCGTCATCGGCGCCGGTGCCATGGGCCGCAACCACATCCGCTTCGTCACCGAGGAGCCCGAGGCCGAGCTCGTCGCCATCGCCGACGCCTTCGAGGGCGCCCGGCCTGCGGCAGACGCCGCCGGCGTGCCCTTCTTCACCGACCCCGCCGCCATGATGGACGAGGTCAAGGCCGAGGCCGTCATCATCGCCACGCCCAACGGCCTGCACCTGGGCGTTGCCCGCGAGGCCATCCGCCGCGGCATCGTGCCGCTCGTGGAGAAGCCCATCTCCGACGATCTCGAGGACGCCGAGAAGTTCGCCGCCGAGGCCGAGGCCGCCGGCGTGCCCGTGCTCGTGGGCCAGCACCGCCGCCACAACCCGTTCGTGAAGAAGGCCAAGGAGATCATCGAGTCCGGCGCGCTGGGCAAGCTCACGGTCTCCTCGTTCCACTACATGATCTACAAGAACGACGAGTATTTCGACGTGGAGTGGCGCCGCAAGAAGGGTGCCGGCCCCATCCTGGTGAACCTCGTGCACGACGTGGACCTGCTGCGCTACCTGCTCGGCGAGCCCGTTGCCATCCAGAGCATGCAGTCGAGCGCCGCGCGCGGCTTCGAGACC is part of the Parolsenella massiliensis genome and encodes:
- a CDS encoding Gfo/Idh/MocA family protein, which produces MSEKNPVRIAVIGAGAMGRNHIRFVTEEPEAELVAIADAFEGARPAADAAGVPFFTDPAAMMDEVKAEAVIIATPNGLHLGVAREAIRRGIVPLVEKPISDDLEDAEKFAAEAEAAGVPVLVGQHRRHNPFVKKAKEIIESGALGKLTVSSFHYMIYKNDEYFDVEWRRKKGAGPILVNLVHDVDLLRYLLGEPVAIQSMQSSAARGFETEDSAVVNVRFADGSLASMTISDATASPWNWEATAREDPQYRPFEADAYFIGGTKGALSLPRLHLTSYEGASDWHKPLKMDIPAVDPALPHKMQLKHFVRVVRGEEAPVVTPADNVKTLRALNAVKRAAETGELVEL